The Triticum aestivum cultivar Chinese Spring chromosome 7B, IWGSC CS RefSeq v2.1, whole genome shotgun sequence genome window below encodes:
- the LOC123157990 gene encoding exocyst complex component EXO70B1, with protein sequence MDGPAELEAAEQVVIRLDSSLASAAAAVGGEPMLFDGAGDRTESERFLRAVDNIRRLAPSSPSVVGSPRRLSSGSGAAAGGGGCSAVQVTMARLEDEFRHLLSSRAFDLEIEALADLTSLCISSDRTNSVSSMDLPTVEEDDSISDCGGRRSSYRSLRSIREIDLLPDDAVADLRAIASRMAAAGYGRECAQVYASVRKPAVDASLRRLGVERLSIGDVQRLEWDALEAKIRRWIRAARAAVRGVFASERRLSFHVFHDLPISNVTVVSVVTAAPATHDTPFVEAVKGAALQLFGFAEAISIGRRSPEKLFKIIDLHDALSDLLPDVSDIFAASKAAESIYVQAVEIRSRLADAVRGILSEFENAVLRDPPKTAVPGGTVHPLTRYVMNYSSLISDYKATLTELIVSRPSASARLAAEGNELAPSLSCLELPEHENQSPLAAHVIWIIVVLEHNLESKASLYKDTALSHLFLMNNVHYIVHKVKDSPDLWSMIGDDYLKRLTGKFTVAATNYQRMSWLKILNCLRDEGLHVSGGFSSGISKSALRERFKSFNAAFEDAHRVQSGWFVPDTQLREELRISISEKLLPAYRSFLGRFRHHIENGKHPELYIKHSAEDLENAVNDFFEGAPPSLHNRRRSHG encoded by the coding sequence ATGGATGGAccggcggagctggaggcggcggagcaagtGGTGATACGGTTGGACTCGTcgttggcttcggcggcggcggcggttgggggcGAGCCGATGCTGTTCGACGGAGCAGGGGATCGAACCGAGTCGGAGCGGTTCCTCCGTGCTGTGGATAACATCCGCCGCCTCGCTCCGTCGTCCCCCTCGGTGGTCGGGAGCCCGCGGCGGCTGTCGTCCGGGTCGggggcggcggctggtggaggcggGTGCAGCGCCGTGCAGGTCACGATGGCGCGGCTCGAGGACGAGTTCCGCCACTTGCTCTCGTCCCGCGCCTTCGACCTCGAGATCGAGGCGCTCGCCGACCTGACATCTCTCTGTATCTCCAGCGACCGAACGAACTCGGTCTCATCCATGGACCTCCCAACCGTGGAGGAAGATGACTCCATCTCCGACTGCGGCGGCCGGCGAAGCAGCTACCGCTCGCTCCGGAGCATCCGTGAGATCGACCTCCTCCCCGACGACGCCGTTGCCGACCTCCGCGCCATCGCCTCCCGAATGGCTGCGGCTGGGTACGGCCGCGAGTGTGCCCAGGTGTACGCCTCCGTTCGCAAGCCGGCCGTGGACGCCTCCCTCCGCCGGCTCGGCGTCGAACGGCTCAGCATCGGTGATGTCCAGCGCCTCGAGTGGGACGCTCTCGAGGCCAAGATCCGCCGATGGATCCGAGCTGCCCGTGCCGCCGTCCGCGGCGTTTTTGCCAGCGAGCGCCGCCTCTCCTTCCACGTCTTCCATGACCTCCCAATCTCCAATGTCACCGTTGTCAGCGTCGTCACCGCGGCTCCAGCCACGCATGACACCCCCTTCGTCGAAGCTGTCAAGGGTGCGGCGCTTCAGCTGTTTGGCTTCGCTGAGGCCATCAGCATCGGTCGCCGCTCTCCCGAGAAGCTCTTCAAGATTATCGATCTCCACGACGCGCTATCTGACCTGCTCCCTGACGTCTCCGACATTTTCGCTGCATCCAAGGCAGCCGAATCGATATACGTGCAGGCCGTAGAGATCCGATCGCGCCTCGCAGATGCGGTGCGTGGAATACTCTCGGAGTTTGAGAACGCAGTTCTCCGCGACCCGCCCAAGACTGCAGTTCCTGGCGGCACCGTCCACCCGCTCACACGGTACGTGATGAACTATAGCAGCCTCATTTCCGACTACAAGGCCACGCTCACCGAGCTGATTGTATCACGTCCGTCGGCAAGTGCCCGGCTTGCTGCTGAAGGCAATGAGCTTGCGCCATCCTTGTCCTGCCTCGAACTACCCGAGCATGAGAATCAGTCACCGCTTGCTGCCCATGTCATCTGGATCATTGTTGTCCTTGAACACAACCTTGAGAGCAAGGCGTCACTCTACAAGGACACGGCTCTCTCACATTTGTTCTTGATGAACAATGTACACTATATTGTGCACAAGGTCAAGGATTCACCTGACCTCTGGAGCATGATTGGTGATGATTACTTGAAGCGGCTTACAGGAAAGTTCACAGTGGCCGCCACAAATTACCAGCGGATGTCATGGCTAAAGATCCTGAATTGTTTGCGAGATGAGGGTCTTCATGTAAGTGGTGGCTTCTCGTCAGGAATATCCAAGTCAGCTCTGCGGGAGCGATTCAAGTCCTTCAATGCTGCATTTGAGGATGCGCATAGGGTGCAATCTGGGTGGTTCGTGCCGGACACGCAGCTGAGGGAGGAGCTGAGGATCTCAATATCAGAGAAGCTGTTGCCAGCATACAGGTCGTTCCTTGGCAGGTTCCGGCATCATATAGAGAATGGGAAGCATCCAGAGTTGTACATCAAGCACTCAGCTGAGGACCTTGAGAATGCCGTGAATGATTTCTTTGAAGGGGCTCCTCCTTCCCTGCATAATAGGAGAAGATCTCATGGATGA